The genomic stretch tcaattgggtcaaaaaaaaaaagacttggttTCTTTGGCCTTTCAGCAAGAACAAAAGACAAATGGTCCCCCAGGACCTTCCAGGGCTTCCATGTCAGAGCAGGTCAGCTGAGGCAGCTCAGCACACGGGGAAGCTGCTAGCATCTCAGCCTCTCTGGTGGGTGATAGCCATTTTCACTAGATTTGTTTCTTATAGAAGACAATTAATAAATCATCCTGTCTttctagagcagcggttctcaacctgtgggtcatgaccctttgacaaactctatcttcaaaaatacttACACTACAATTCACAGCAGTGGCAAGATTACAGTTAGGCAGTAGCAACAGacataactttatggttggggtcagcacaacatgaggagctgtattaaagggtcgcagtatTAGCAAGGCTGAGGACAATGGATCTGGAAAATCTTAACTGATGTGCATTGTTTAGTTTTAAAActtatataatttctatttatgCCTTTTGATGCATTTCAAGTGGATTTTTATATAAGGAGGTAGGGGATGGAGGGGGACTTAGCTTTGTTTTCCTAAATGTAAATTCCGACACACTCCAGAGAATTCCCTGCTGAGAACTTGCCAGGTTGACAGGCGACCTGAGGATGAGAGATGCGTGTCCTTTTGCTGagctccacatgtgtgcctggcacGCACTCATCCCTGCACGCTCACCTGACAAATAAATGGAAAACGATGAGTCATATGATAATAACTTCATGTGTGTTTATGATTGTTAGCAAGCATGTGATGCAGAGTATTACACGTCAACAATATCAGTACAGTCTATATACCTCTTTGTACTCTCAAGTGATAagatcacagaaactatctgcagctggcaaagccACGCCTTTACTAGAGCAGGAGGTGAATCATTGTCAACTGCTTCAGACAGCAGCCCCATATCTCATGTtcgggattaaaatgaaaacatattcttataatattcctgtgattttttttaaagaaatcaaaattctagAATTGCCACTACACAGGGCTTCAGAATTCTGACCACCAGCAAGTGGGTTTGAGCCAACAGACCCATCTAGTAATTTAAAGACAGGAAAGTTTGTCTTTGGAAAaccattggatattttatttaacttACTAAACTCCAGTTTTCTTGTTCATTCTTCAAAAATGGCTGCCATGGCCTCTTCTGTTTTAGTTACTTTGTTCTCATCCCTCCTCTCACTGTAATCGACAGAATTCTCTTGAGGCAATTTCTAGATTATTCCATCAATCTtggtcttttcttttaatttatgtgGTGGAATTTACTTGTTCATTGGTGTGAGTAATTTTCAATATCTTGCCAAACAGCCTGTGGCAAGCGAAAGTACAAGTTGCATAAATTAAAGTCTTGTTTGAGTGGAATGCAACAGAAACAAATTATGCTGCAGAGTGAATATCACTGGACTGTGGGCACTCACGAGTACTTTAGAAATTCCTCTTATATCTGCAGTTAAGAAAACAAACTTGTCCTGCATGTTCGAGAGGCAATAGCAGGACACAATGAATCCTGTGGCAACAATGCTCTAACTATCATCAGTGTTATTTTTACCACAGATCTGCATAAATGCCTCATATATCAGTTAGCATCTTCTTCTGAGACCTGCTCTCTATATCTGAAGGGGGATCAGTAGTTAGGGACCAGttatttattttccatatatttaGAGTACTCTGTAAAGTTCAGCTCACAAGGAAAGTACTCTTTGGTTTCATGAGGTATTATGAAAATTCTCCAGTAGCTCCGAACACTTAATACATGGTGGTGGATGCCATGCTATAAAAGTGTATTGTTAGGATGTCTGATCAGTCCTGGGGGTAACCAGCACGGTCTGGATCCTAGGGCTGGTGAAGTTCTGCTAAGAGCAGCTGCCTCAGTAGAATGCATGGACAGAAGAGAATGATTGGGTTGTATGTGTCTTCTAGCCACAGCAACACAGCCCTGCAAGGAGGTACTGGGTGCAGTCTGTGAAGTCTCTTATTGATGGCCACGTGATTCCTCTACCAGCTGAACAAGACACAGAAGACAGGGAGATCAGGAGAGATGTGACAGGCATCACCTTGCAAGGGTACACAGAGCTCTGTATTGGTCCAAGTTGAGGTGTGACGTATTGGCCTATTTGCTCTCCTCTATGTCACTCGCATACTGGGATGTTCACTGCTAGTACATCACTGTGATGGAATTCAGTCCAGCTTCAGGCCTGTTCTCCTCCTTGTGCACGCTTGCTACGAAAAGCAGGGCTTCCGTGTAAAATGGAGAAGTGGTTGAGTTTGAAACTCATTGAAGTTGTTCCAGACAATTCATTGTATAGTCATGTATGAAAAGAATGACACCActatattgttttttaaaaatgtattgtgtTTGcggtgtgtgcgtgcatgtgtatgtgtgtgtgtgtgtgtgtgtgtgcgcgcgcatgtgtgtgtgtgtgtgcgtgtgtgcgtgtgtgtgcgtgcgtgtgtgtgtgcgtgtgtgcgtgtgtgtgtgtgcgtgtgtgcgtgtgtgcgtgcgtgtgtgtgcgcgtgcgtgtgtgcgtgtgtgtgtgtgcgtgcgtgtgtgcgtgtgtgtgcgtgtgtgtgcgtgtgcgtgtgtgtgcgtgcgtgcgtgtgtgcgtgtgtgtgtgcgtgcgtgtgtgcgtgtgtgtgtgcgtgcatgcgtgcgtgcgtgtgtgcgtgcgtgtgtgcgtgtgtgtgtgcgtgcgtgtgcgtgcgtgtgtgcgtgcgtgtgtgcgtgtgtgtgcgtgtgtgtgtgcgtgtgtgcgtgcgtgtgtgtgtgtgcgtgcgtgtgtgtgcgtgtgtgtgcgtgtgtgtgtgcgtgtgtgtgtgcgtgcgtgtgtgtgcgtgtgtgtgtgtgcgtgtgtgtgcgtgtgtgtgcgtgtgcgtgtgtgtgtgtgcgcgcacacacgcgcatgtgtgtaagtgcaggTCCGTCAGGAGACCAATGCTGTTGGGTCCTGTGGAGAGTAGTTACTAGTGTTAGTGAGCATCTCAGTCTGGTCCTGAGAATGGAATTccagtcctctacaagaacaactTACACTtgaactgctgagctgtctctccagttagatttttatatttctttaaatataatttataatggtAGTAAATTTTAAATGGTTGTAAAAATAcacattttcacttttatttttattataagtaAACTTTGGTGTGATTGTTACCCAAACGCGTATTAGTTATGGTTTCAAATATACACCTTGAAGGGACACAAGATAAGTTGGTGAAAACAAACCTCGTAACAATAATTTTATGTGGAATGTCACACACAGTTACTATTTAATCATTCAAATATTcgtttttaccattttttatgtagtacataaaaacaaagaacacagTTGTAATTTAAACTAGATGCTAAGGGATTCATCAGTTTCTCCTGGCTTCCTTAAAAGCTTTGGGAAACACAAGCCACTGTGGCTTTTCAATGATTCATCTCGTTGCCAAAGCTAGGAATCCAGGCTCGACTGCTGTCCGGAATAGACACATAGTTGACATAGTTAACTCCTCCTCACGACAGGACAATCACTCTCACTTAAAGATGTCGCCTTACTTACCCATGCCCCGTTTCCTGTCAAAATACAAGCTCACTGTTTTGCACTCAACTACAAATTAGACTGGGAAGATGATTCAAGAGGGGTCCATTTAGTGGAAGTTTACTGTCCCCAAATGGTCCCCAGGCACCTCCTAGTAAGAGTTCAGAAGCTTGGCTCTTCCAGATTCTTCAGGTCAAAGGTTGTTCTGGAGGACCGCCCCATTCCAGAACCAAAGTCCTCTTCCGTTTCCTCCTGGTGTGGGTTCTGTGCAGATCTCTGGGCTTCTCAGGGAAAGTCAAACTGCCTCTCTGCAAGGCCAGTTGCTGTAGATGCAAGCAACCTGTGAACTCAGGCCAACTCCTTGTGAGACTTCACAGAAGGCAAAGGCGTTCCAGGACACACAGCAGCTGCGGCCAACTGCCCAGGGGGTGGAGACTGCTCTCGGGCTCTCAGTTGCCCTTCAGGTTCTGCACCCTGGGGACCTGGCAGTGGCAGAATCATGTGGGCATCTGGTAAGGCGGCCAGGGACCATATGCCCCTCCCGCAACCTCCCCAGGTTGTTGATCTCCGCCTCAGCTTGGgctctttctctttcacttttcttttagCTGGGGTTGGGACTCCCCGGCTGGAAAGCACTCGGGGGAAGCCGGGGAAGCCCCGGCTTATTCGGCTTATTCGCTCCTTGTGCCTCGATTGCTCACGCTGGCTTCCGCCCTGCATCCTGCACCTTTCAGCCAGAACCCGATGGAGGTACAGAACGGGAGGTGgtagtgctggtggtggtggatCAACAATGGAATTTTTTACGAAAGCCTACGCCCCGGGCCCCTCCCAGCTCTGGCTCTGCTCAGACACCCTTCTCCCCTCCAACTGCGGGCCAGGCCGCCCCGCCCTCTTGACCAAGACTTCACTACTTAGTGGCACTGTATACAGTGTTTCCCCTTCTGTGCAGCCACTCTTCTCCCGGGTTCTCTTCTCCAGCCTCCCCTTGCAGAGTAGGGCAGCTTGCGGGTCCTCCTGCGAGTTTCTCCCCACCCTCTGCGCCCAAAGGCTTGCAGTGCATCTCGCTACCGCGCTGCAGGGACCTTTCCAGGGCAAGGACTTGGGGGAGCAACGCGTGTCTGGCTGCCCCCGCCCAGTTGCAGAGTTGGACGAAGAGGGGATTCTGCTGTTCGCAAGGTTGAATTCCGCATCTAACCGAGCTCAGAGAAGTCAGGAAAGGTACCAGCGCCTCTCTACTTGTCATACTCCCCTTCCAAACTTCTCCTGGCCCCCTGGCGAATTACCTTCTGctctggtgtctgtctgtctgtctgtctgtctgtctgtctctctctctctctctctctctctctctctctctccctacccccccaccccccgtttGCAAAACTTACTTCTTCCTTGTTGAAGATGCGTTTTCTAGGGAAATAAATTTGCAGGGATGGTCATAGGCCTGTGTCTGTATTAGTGACCACTTAGCGCAAGGCTTAATCAAAGCAGTTCTGTCTGAAATGCCAGATTGATGGGAAGCAATGGGGGGAAATTGTCCTGAAATAAAATCCGCACTGGAGCGGGCTTTAGCTAACTCAAGTGGGTTGGAGAGTGCAAAGCTGCAAGAGCACAAGGCTCAAAGGAATTTCTATAGTACCCCTGCCCCCGCTACAGTGACGATTTTGTTAACCTCCAAGGCTATGTAAACCAAACACTGCTGAGGATACAGGTTCCAGACAGATCCAGACAGAGTCCTGACAGGTTCCagacagagccagagccagagtcCCGCAGAAGCTGAAGTAGAAGTGAAGAGATTGGCGGCAGATACTCTCCACTGGTGATTTTAAATTGATTTCTTATACTCATTGGTGGCGCCAGGGAGGCCCCATTGACCTGGCAGGGCTCTCCAGTCTGAGCTGGTAAATAAACACATTACTAAGATTGCCGCCTCAAGTTAGATCCTTATCAACATCGAATACTCACTAAAACTTAAAGGATCTCCTGAAGAAAGTTTAGAGGGATTGACAAGAGGGAAGCTACTCAAGAAGGAAcatcaatattaataagggaGAAGAGACAAAACTATAGTTATTTGAGACttttagaatgaaaaaaaaatcaaacaaactcgGGAGTTTTACTTTAAATGTGGAAGCATCAGAAATTGCTTCAGGCTTGTTATAAATGTATCTGCTTGTCCCATCTTCAtgcttctctttttcccttctgGGAATTTGCAGTCCAGCCTCTGACTCTGACTGGTCCTCTTGCCTTTGATCTGTTTTGTAACATGATAGGGGGTCCGGTTTTCCCTACCTCAGATCCCTGACGGGTTTCCAGTAGCTTGACAGTTACTGCTGACTGCTGATTGGTGGGCAGGAGCAGCTTTACAGTGCAATGGGAAGCTATTTCTCCCCGGGGGTTTTCCTGCAGATGGCTGATGGGTTAAAGGAAAAGTACTTTGGTGTCTTGCTTTCTTGTTTAAATCTTGTTTCAATTCTAGGAAATGTCCGTAGCTATATTGCACAATATAACATTTGTCTATGACACaggtattttttatatatatactaatatatatataatatatatactaatatatatatacagtgtatatatatatatatatatatatatactaatttTGAAGAGTTAAAAAATGGCTTAAGATTATTGAAAAAGAATTTGGGAAAGGAATTTTGACCTTGGGAAACACTGCAACCCAGGTGTGCGCTGCCACTCAGTGATTTCAGGAAGGCTAAAAAAAGGAACTCTGAAGTTTCCTGAGGGAACTACTTGTAACACTAATCAGCTCTTATAAATGGATGTTTAACCCAAGGCTTTTAAAAC from Rattus norvegicus strain BN/NHsdMcwi chromosome 19, GRCr8, whole genome shotgun sequence encodes the following:
- the Il15 gene encoding interleukin-15 isoform X10, producing MQATCELRPTPCETSQKAKAFQDTQQLRPTAQGVETALGLSVALQVLHPGDLAVAESCGHLLGLGLPGWKALGGSRGSPGLFGLFAPCASIAHAGFRPASCTFQPEPDGVAELDEEGILLFARLNSASNRAQRSQERRRSGWMAAGSPSP
- the Il15 gene encoding interleukin-15 isoform X6, translated to MQATCELRPTPCETSQKAKAFQDTQQLRPTAQGVETALGLSVALQVLHPGDLAVAESCGHLLGLGLPGWKALGGSRGSPGLFGLFAPCASIAHAGFRPASCTFQPEPDGESTLTYGPLALQSSVCSWSMLARSLRTQKSMSADNQPTGGQQLVLVGTEWDPRIDPLTPLGSWRTMTEKLPL
- the Il15 gene encoding interleukin-15 isoform X5; the encoded protein is MQATCELRPTPCETSQKAKAFQDTQQLRPTAQGVETALGLSVALQVLHPGDLAVAESCGHLLGLGLPGWKALGGSRGSPGLFGLFAPCASIAHAGFRPASCTFQPEPDGESTLTYGPLALQSSVCSWSMLARSLRTQKSMSADNQPTGGQFYVAALKSSTKQVMRAGAMAQRLRALTDLPEVLSSNPRTTWWLTRVMGSDALFWCV
- the Il15 gene encoding interleukin-15 isoform X9, which codes for MQATCELRPTPCETSQKAKAFQDTQQLRPTAQGVETALGLSVALQVLHPGDLAVAESCGHLLGLGLPGWKALGGSRGSPGLFGLFAPCASIAHAGFRPASCTFQPEPDGESTLTYGPLALQSSVCSWSMLARSLRTQKSMSADNQPTGGQKGVEETYC
- the Il15 gene encoding interleukin-15 isoform X7, with the protein product MQATCELRPTPCETSQKAKAFQDTQQLRPTAQGVETALGLSVALQVLHPGDLAVAESCGHLLGLGLPGWKALGGSRGSPGLFGLFAPCASIAHAGFRPASCTFQPEPDGASPCRVGQLAGPPASFSPPSAPKGLQCISLPRCRDLSRARTWGSNACLAAPAQLQSWTKRGFCCSQG
- the Il15 gene encoding interleukin-15 isoform X3; translated protein: MWASAGVGTPRLESTRGKPGKPRLIRLIRSLCLDCSRWLPPCILHLSARTRWRYRTGGGSAGGGGSTMEFFTKAYAPGPSQLWLCSDTLLPSNCGPGRPALLTKTSLLSGTVYSVSPSVQPLFSRVLFSSLPLQSRAACGSSCEFLPTLCAQRLAVHLATALQGPFQGKDLGEQRVSGCPRPVAELDEEGILLFARLNSASNRAQRSQERIHFDIWPSGSSKQCLFMVHAGEVLKNTEVHVSR
- the Il15 gene encoding interleukin-15 isoform X1, whose amino-acid sequence is MWASGKAARDHMPLPQPPQVVDLRLSLGSFSFTFLLAGVGTPRLESTRGKPGKPRLIRLIRSLCLDCSRWLPPCILHLSARTRWRYRTGGGSAGGGGSTMEFFTKAYAPGPSQLWLCSDTLLPSNCGPGRPALLTKTSLLSGTVYSVSPSVQPLFSRVLFSSLPLQSRAACGSSCEFLPTLCAQRLAVHLATALQGPFQGKDLGEQRVSGCPRPVAELDEEGILLFARLNSASNRAQRSQERIHFDIWPSGSSKQCLFMVHAGEVLKNTEVHVSR
- the Il15 gene encoding interleukin-15 isoform X2, whose translation is MPLPQPPQVVDLRLSLGSFSFTFLLAGVGTPRLESTRGKPGKPRLIRLIRSLCLDCSRWLPPCILHLSARTRWRYRTGGGSAGGGGSTMEFFTKAYAPGPSQLWLCSDTLLPSNCGPGRPALLTKTSLLSGTVYSVSPSVQPLFSRVLFSSLPLQSRAACGSSCEFLPTLCAQRLAVHLATALQGPFQGKDLGEQRVSGCPRPVAELDEEGILLFARLNSASNRAQRSQERRRSGWMAAGSPSP